A segment of the Campylobacter vulpis genome:
ACATAAAACGTTTTTACAAGGGCAAATCGGCAATCCAGAAGGCGATGATAAGCCTAACAAGAAATACTACGACCCACGCGCTTGGCTTAGGGCTGGAGAGGAAAGTATGGTAAAAAGACTCGAAGACGCTTTTGAGCATTTAAATTGCATTAATAAAAATTGAAAACCAACCTTAAGGTTGGTTTTATTTTGAAGATTAAGTCTTTAAAATAAAACTTATCGATAAGGTCTTTTTATGGAGTTAAAATCACAAGAATTTTCAGAACTTGTTTTGCCTGAAAGTAAAGAAAAAAAGGGTTATTTAGTCTATCTTAAAATTATTTTTATCCCAACTTTGCTTTATGCCTTTGTTGTGCTTGGCTACTTAAAACAAATCAATTTTCAAGTCGAAATTCACACCCTTGTAATGACGGGCATTATCTATCTTAGCGCTTTAATTTTTGCTAGGCATAGTGCAGAATACGCCTATAATATCTTCGAGCAGCAAAAAGATGAATTTAAACAAGCTTTAAAGCGTTACATTATGAAACATTTTTTGACCATAGGTAAAGACACAAAGTCAAATGCAAATTTTGATGATTTTGCTAATGCCTACATTAAAGGGACGCGTAATGAAAATTTCGCCGCAGTGGGTGCGACTATCTTTCCTATGATGGGAATTTTAGGCACTTTCATTAGCATAGCTCTTTCTATGCCAAATTTTTCTTCTTCTAGCACAGAAGCCCTAGAGCAAGAAATAGCTCTGCTTTTAAGTGGAGTTGGCACGGCTTTTTACGTGTCGATTTATGGAATTTTTCTCGCTTTGTGGTGGATTTTCTTTGAAAAATTTGGTTCAAGCAAGATTCAAAGGCTCTTAAATCGTCAAAAAAATTCAACTGAAGGCTTTTTTTGGACAAAAGAAGAACTTGACTTAAAATATCTAAGTGAGAGTTTGCAACATTTTGATAAGATAGGGACTATCTTTAAACAGGTAAGCAGTGATGACTTTTTTAGCGAACTTGACCACACCATAGAGCGTAAATTTGGCATTTTTCAAGATATGTTAAATATCGAAGAAAAGGCGATTAGACTTAGTAGTGAGCATATTAAGCAAAGTATGAGTGAGCTTTCTAAAATGCAAAGAGACCAAAGAGATTTAGGAAAACTTTATAGCGAAATGCTAAACGGAGTCAGTTTGCTTAATCAAAATTTAAAAGAAGTCAGCACAAGAATGAGCGAACAATACAATAGACTTCTTAACATAAGCACCGAAAAAATCACACATTTAGATAAAACCTTAGAAAGTTTTGACGATAAAATCGAACGCTTTTCTAAAAATTTCGAACTTTATGAAAAAGCAATGCTAGAAAGTCAAGAAAAAGTCTTTAACGGCTTTAAAACAAGTCTTTTTGAGGGTATGGAGAAATTTAAAGAAATTTATGAGGAAGAAAAAAATATCGATGAAAAAATCGAATTAATGGACGAATTTAAAAAAGAATTAAACGCTTTAGATGGCGAAACAAAAGAAGTTATAGCCAAACTTGAAGGTAAAGAAGTGCCTAAAAATGAACA
Coding sequences within it:
- a CDS encoding MotA/TolQ/ExbB proton channel family protein yields the protein MELKSQEFSELVLPESKEKKGYLVYLKIIFIPTLLYAFVVLGYLKQINFQVEIHTLVMTGIIYLSALIFARHSAEYAYNIFEQQKDEFKQALKRYIMKHFLTIGKDTKSNANFDDFANAYIKGTRNENFAAVGATIFPMMGILGTFISIALSMPNFSSSSTEALEQEIALLLSGVGTAFYVSIYGIFLALWWIFFEKFGSSKIQRLLNRQKNSTEGFFWTKEELDLKYLSESLQHFDKIGTIFKQVSSDDFFSELDHTIERKFGIFQDMLNIEEKAIRLSSEHIKQSMSELSKMQRDQRDLGKLYSEMLNGVSLLNQNLKEVSTRMSEQYNRLLNISTEKITHLDKTLESFDDKIERFSKNFELYEKAMLESQEKVFNGFKTSLFEGMEKFKEIYEEEKNIDEKIELMDEFKKELNALDGETKEVIAKLEGKEVPKNEQQITQNDEALKKDDEK